One stretch of Corallococcus soli DNA includes these proteins:
- a CDS encoding S-(hydroxymethyl)glutathione dehydrogenase/class III alcohol dehydrogenase: MDVRAAVAFEAGKPLSIETVHLEGPKAGEVLVELKATGLCHTDEFTRSGADPEGLFPAIFGHEGAGIVVDVGAGVTSVKKGDHVIPLYTPECRGCKSCLSQKTNLCTAIRATQGKGLMPDGTSRFRLGKQAIHHYMGCSTFANYTVLPEIAVAKIREDAPFDKVCYIGCGVTTGVGAVVYTAKVEAGAKVVVFGLGGIGLNVVQAARMVGADMIVGVDLNPARKDIAEKFGMTHFVNPKDVEGDLVPYLVNLTGGGADYSFECIGNVKTMRQALECCHRGWGESIIIGVAGAGQEISTRPFQLVTGRVWKGSAFGGARGRTDVPKIVDWYMDGKIQVDPLITHTLKLEDINHGFELMHKGESIRSVVKYA, translated from the coding sequence ATGGACGTCCGCGCCGCCGTCGCCTTCGAGGCCGGCAAGCCCCTGAGCATCGAAACCGTGCACCTGGAGGGCCCCAAGGCGGGCGAGGTGCTCGTCGAGCTGAAGGCCACCGGCCTGTGCCACACGGACGAGTTCACCCGCTCCGGCGCGGACCCGGAGGGCCTGTTCCCCGCCATCTTCGGCCACGAGGGCGCGGGCATCGTGGTGGACGTGGGCGCGGGCGTGACGAGCGTGAAGAAGGGCGACCACGTCATCCCGCTCTACACGCCGGAGTGCCGCGGCTGTAAGTCGTGCCTGTCCCAGAAGACGAACCTGTGCACGGCCATCCGCGCCACGCAGGGCAAGGGCCTGATGCCGGACGGCACCAGCCGCTTCCGCCTGGGCAAGCAGGCCATCCACCACTACATGGGCTGCTCCACGTTCGCGAACTACACGGTGCTGCCGGAGATCGCCGTGGCGAAGATCCGCGAGGACGCCCCCTTCGACAAGGTCTGCTACATCGGCTGCGGCGTCACCACGGGCGTGGGCGCCGTCGTCTACACCGCGAAGGTGGAGGCGGGCGCGAAGGTCGTCGTCTTCGGCCTGGGCGGCATCGGCCTCAATGTCGTGCAGGCCGCGCGCATGGTGGGCGCCGACATGATCGTCGGCGTGGACCTGAACCCCGCGCGCAAGGACATCGCTGAGAAGTTCGGCATGACCCACTTCGTCAACCCGAAGGACGTGGAGGGCGACCTCGTCCCGTACCTGGTCAACCTCACCGGCGGCGGCGCGGACTACAGCTTCGAGTGCATCGGCAACGTGAAGACGATGCGCCAGGCGCTGGAGTGCTGCCACCGAGGCTGGGGCGAGAGCATCATCATCGGCGTAGCCGGCGCGGGGCAGGAGATCAGCACCCGGCCGTTCCAGCTCGTCACCGGGCGCGTGTGGAAGGGCAGCGCCTTCGGCGGCGCGCGCGGCCGCACCGACGTGCCGAAGATCGTGGACTGGTACATGGACGGGAAGATCCAGGTGGACCCGCTCATCACCCACACGCTCAAGCTGGAGGACATCAACCACGGCTTCGAGCTGATGCACAAAGGCGAGTCCATCCGCAGCGTGGTGAAGTACGCATGA
- the fghA gene encoding S-formylglutathione hydrolase: MSAAPTLVSEHACFGGTQSFWKHASEACGGEMRFSVYTPPQAKHGKVPVLYYLAGLTCTEETFPTKGGAQRVAAELGLMLVAPDTSPRGAGIPGEDTDWDFGTGAGFYLDATQAPWSARYRMGTYVTKELPGIIGAHFPARMDREGIFGHSMGGHGALVTALRNPGRYRSVSAFAPIGAPIRSPWGKKAFGGYLGPDEQTWREYDATELLRSGKRVPALLVDQGTKDKFLPDQLHPSFLKDACDAAGQPLTLRMQDGYDHGYYFVATFMEDHLRHHGAALNAG; this comes from the coding sequence ATGAGCGCGGCCCCCACGCTCGTCAGTGAGCACGCGTGCTTCGGGGGGACGCAGTCCTTCTGGAAGCACGCGTCCGAAGCCTGCGGCGGAGAGATGCGCTTCAGCGTCTACACCCCGCCCCAGGCGAAGCACGGCAAGGTGCCCGTCCTGTACTACCTGGCGGGCCTCACCTGCACCGAGGAGACCTTCCCCACCAAGGGCGGCGCGCAGCGCGTGGCGGCGGAGCTGGGCCTGATGCTCGTGGCGCCGGACACCAGCCCGCGCGGCGCGGGCATCCCGGGCGAGGACACCGACTGGGACTTCGGCACCGGGGCGGGCTTCTACCTGGACGCCACCCAGGCGCCGTGGAGCGCGCGCTACCGCATGGGCACGTACGTCACGAAGGAGCTGCCCGGCATCATCGGCGCGCACTTCCCCGCGCGCATGGACCGCGAGGGCATCTTCGGCCACTCCATGGGAGGGCACGGCGCGCTCGTCACGGCGCTGCGCAATCCCGGCCGCTACCGCTCCGTGTCCGCGTTCGCCCCCATTGGCGCCCCCATCCGCAGCCCCTGGGGCAAGAAGGCCTTCGGCGGCTACCTGGGCCCGGATGAGCAGACATGGCGCGAGTACGACGCCACCGAGCTGCTCCGCTCCGGCAAGCGCGTGCCGGCGCTGCTCGTGGACCAGGGGACGAAGGACAAGTTCCTGCCGGATCAGCTCCACCCGTCCTTCCTCAAGGACGCCTGCGACGCGGCGGGCCAGCCCCTCACGCTGCGCATGCAGGACGGCTACGACCACGGCTACTACTTCGTCGCCACGTTCATGGAAGACCACCTGCGCCACCACGGCGCGGCCCTGAACGCGGGCTGA
- a CDS encoding response regulator: protein MDPTPAAAPLPIRVFVVEDQTKILKNQLRLFEGHPDIDIVGTALSGEAAMEEVERAAPDVLLLDLGLPRMSGIDVTREVKARFPKMEILIFTIFDEEDKVLEAVKAGASGYLLKGATVDKIVEAIKEVRAGGTVIQPNLARRLLRHFRVEPDSNPVPTEPLAVAPSAAEPASSPASALQEAQEPLLKPLSDREREILQLIAKGVSNSEAARLLTLSKATIRTHLEHIYRKLEVTNRVEAVTEGIRKGLISV, encoded by the coding sequence GTGGACCCGACCCCTGCCGCCGCTCCCCTGCCCATCCGCGTGTTCGTCGTGGAGGACCAGACCAAGATCCTGAAGAACCAGCTGCGCCTGTTCGAGGGCCACCCGGACATCGACATCGTGGGCACCGCCCTGTCCGGCGAGGCCGCCATGGAGGAGGTGGAGCGCGCGGCGCCGGACGTGCTGCTGTTGGATCTGGGCCTGCCGCGCATGAGCGGCATCGACGTCACGCGCGAGGTGAAGGCGCGCTTTCCGAAGATGGAGATCCTGATCTTCACCATCTTCGACGAGGAGGACAAAGTCCTGGAGGCCGTGAAGGCGGGCGCGTCCGGCTACCTGCTCAAGGGCGCGACGGTGGACAAGATCGTGGAGGCCATCAAGGAGGTCCGCGCCGGCGGCACCGTCATCCAGCCGAACCTCGCGCGGCGCCTCTTGCGCCACTTCCGCGTGGAGCCGGACTCCAACCCCGTGCCCACCGAACCGCTGGCCGTGGCCCCCTCCGCCGCGGAGCCCGCCTCCTCCCCGGCGTCCGCCCTCCAGGAGGCCCAGGAGCCGCTGCTCAAGCCCCTGTCGGATCGCGAGCGCGAAATCCTCCAGCTCATCGCCAAGGGCGTGTCCAACAGCGAGGCGGCCCGGCTGCTCACCCTGTCGAAGGCCACCATCCGCACGCACCTGGAGCACATCTACCGGAAGCTGGAGGTGACGAACCGCGTGGAGGCCGTCACCGAGGGCATCCGCAAGGGCCTCATCTCCGTGTAG
- a CDS encoding sensor histidine kinase: protein MDSELRDGEQHPAHDLRARVRAVLERRNLTDNVSAEQAAASWEQDRFVARARALFYARMMFLTLGLLILAVPAWSGYFGFSGPISFVGYFAMLLYSVANLLVIDHPKAGRWVTYLTLCFDLLITVVLIARPQVGGGLQSPLLATQLLFTTLFAILFPKPLAILPPLLALPVTTRLDLLLDRSVTAVELLTLLWYLGLNFIIVYVLVYLNEREATAHREVVSLQGDLKELAVVEERNRLAREIHDGLGASLSSMIIQAEYILNMAMAREDDGLRSEIREMKATAEESIEELRRNLRMMRDDFELAQGLEDYVKTFRDRTGQEIRFERTGITRKLPPDAQLALFRILQECLSNAAKHAEAKEVQVRLDFSAEGVHLVVRDNGKGFDPGRTPRGHYGLLNMRERAMKLGGSIVVDSAPGAGAQVAFSLPCLSA from the coding sequence ATGGACAGCGAGCTGAGAGACGGCGAGCAGCACCCGGCCCACGACCTGCGGGCCCGCGTCCGCGCCGTCCTGGAGCGCCGCAACCTCACGGACAACGTGTCCGCGGAGCAGGCGGCGGCCTCCTGGGAGCAGGACCGCTTCGTCGCCCGGGCCCGCGCCCTGTTCTACGCGCGGATGATGTTCCTCACCCTGGGCCTGCTCATCCTCGCGGTGCCCGCGTGGAGCGGCTACTTCGGCTTCAGCGGCCCCATCTCCTTCGTGGGCTACTTCGCGATGCTGCTCTACAGCGTCGCGAACCTGCTCGTCATCGACCACCCGAAGGCGGGCCGGTGGGTGACGTACCTCACGCTCTGCTTCGATCTGCTCATCACCGTGGTGCTCATCGCCCGGCCCCAGGTGGGCGGCGGCCTGCAGAGTCCGCTGCTGGCGACGCAGCTGTTGTTCACCACGCTGTTCGCCATCCTCTTCCCCAAGCCGCTGGCCATCCTGCCGCCGCTCCTGGCGCTGCCCGTCACCACGCGGTTGGACCTGCTGTTGGACCGGTCCGTGACGGCGGTGGAGCTGCTCACGCTGCTCTGGTACCTGGGCCTCAACTTCATCATCGTCTACGTGCTCGTGTACCTGAACGAGCGCGAGGCCACCGCGCACCGCGAGGTGGTCTCCCTGCAGGGGGACTTGAAGGAGCTGGCCGTGGTGGAGGAGCGCAACCGACTGGCGCGGGAGATCCACGACGGCCTGGGCGCGTCCCTCTCCTCCATGATCATCCAGGCGGAGTACATCCTGAACATGGCCATGGCGCGCGAGGACGACGGGCTGCGCTCGGAGATCCGCGAGATGAAGGCCACCGCGGAGGAGTCCATCGAGGAGCTGCGCCGCAACCTGCGGATGATGCGCGACGACTTCGAGCTGGCGCAGGGGCTGGAGGACTACGTCAAGACGTTCCGCGACCGCACCGGCCAGGAGATCCGCTTCGAGCGCACCGGCATCACGCGCAAGCTTCCTCCGGACGCGCAGCTGGCCCTCTTCCGCATCCTCCAGGAGTGCCTGTCCAACGCCGCGAAGCACGCCGAGGCCAAGGAGGTCCAGGTGCGCCTGGACTTCAGCGCCGAGGGCGTGCACCTGGTGGTGCGCGACAACGGCAAGGGCTTCGACCCGGGCCGCACGCCGCGCGGACACTACGGCCTGCTCAACATGCGTGAGCGGGCGATGAAGCTCGGTGGTTCCATCGTGGTGGACTCGGCGCCCGGCGCTGGCGCCCAGGTGGCCTTTTCCCTTCCCTGTCTCTCTGCCTGA